One segment of Sphingobacteriales bacterium DNA contains the following:
- a CDS encoding cytochrome c: MEFFNNHKTLFRTALGLFVGLTFLVAIMPAIRNQENNATLPNYEPLSQEAILGKQSFIANGCVACHTQQVRNIDMDKVWGSRPGIAADYAGNTRTDFWRNTATLMGTERTGPDLTNIGTRQANMAWNLLHLYQPRAVVEKSIMPAYPWLFDVKNEVGKNEVEVVVPDPYRKGINGKIVATQEALNLVAYLQSLKQTSLPDGNTPMEFLYKKDVKPEASTSNNTNLPDGKLLYTNNCMNCHQANGEGLKGAFPPLKGSPIVLGDNLELFVNIIMLGYDARPEYAVMNAVGTDNNLTPEEVTAIINHEKISWGNNAKTVTPEEVKKIMDFVKITSNK, from the coding sequence ATGGAATTCTTTAATAATCATAAAACGCTATTCAGAACAGCATTAGGTTTGTTTGTTGGTTTAACCTTCTTGGTAGCTATAATGCCTGCAATTAGAAACCAAGAAAATAATGCAACGCTACCAAATTATGAGCCATTGAGCCAAGAAGCCATTCTAGGCAAACAAAGTTTTATCGCTAATGGTTGTGTAGCCTGCCATACCCAACAAGTACGTAATATTGATATGGATAAAGTTTGGGGTAGCAGACCCGGTATTGCAGCTGATTATGCAGGCAATACAAGAACAGATTTTTGGAGAAACACTGCCACCTTAATGGGAACTGAAAGAACTGGTCCCGATTTGACTAACATAGGGACACGACAAGCAAATATGGCTTGGAATTTATTGCACCTTTATCAACCAAGGGCTGTAGTTGAAAAATCAATAATGCCTGCCTACCCTTGGCTTTTTGATGTAAAAAATGAAGTAGGTAAAAATGAAGTGGAAGTGGTTGTACCTGACCCATACCGAAAAGGCATCAATGGAAAAATTGTCGCTACACAAGAAGCGTTGAATCTTGTAGCTTATTTGCAAAGCTTGAAACAAACTTCCCTACCCGATGGAAATACTCCAATGGAATTTTTATACAAAAAAGATGTAAAACCAGAAGCAAGCACAAGCAACAATACAAATTTACCTGACGGCAAATTATTATACACCAACAATTGTATGAACTGCCACCAAGCCAATGGCGAAGGGTTAAAAGGTGCTTTCCCACCATTGAAAGGCAGTCCAATCGTTTTAGGGGACAATTTGGAACTTTTTGTAAACATAATAATGCTTGGCTATGATGCAAGACCTGAATATGCCGTAATGAATGCAGTAGGAACAGATAATAACCTAACTCCCGAAGAAGTAACTGCCATCATCAATCACGAAAAAATAAGCTGGGGCAATAATGCCAAAACCGTTACACCTGAAGAAGTTAAAAAAATAATGGACTTTGTAAAAATCACTTCAAACAAATAA
- a CDS encoding IS630 family transposase, whose product MNLYFQDESRFGMFTRNGKILTSKGIKPICPYHQVFKSTYLFGSFSPLDGDNFLMEMSLCNAQTFQVYLNELSKHRPSEYKILVLDNAAFHKAKKLNIPENIGMIFLPPYSPELNPAEKVWWKFKRSFTNILCSSLNQVSDFITKTCQNLTSNEVKNICSFDYVFQYFDWTI is encoded by the coding sequence GTGAATCTATATTTTCAAGATGAATCAAGATTTGGAATGTTTACAAGAAATGGGAAAATACTTACTTCAAAAGGAATAAAACCTATCTGTCCTTACCATCAAGTTTTTAAATCTACCTATCTTTTTGGCTCATTTTCCCCTTTGGATGGGGATAATTTCTTGATGGAAATGTCTTTATGCAATGCACAAACTTTTCAAGTTTATCTGAATGAATTATCAAAACATAGACCATCGGAATATAAAATTTTAGTCTTGGATAATGCTGCCTTTCACAAGGCTAAAAAACTAAATATTCCAGAAAATATAGGAATGATTTTTCTTCCTCCATACTCGCCGGAACTTAATCCTGCAGAAAAAGTATGGTGGAAATTTAAACGATCATTTACAAATATTTTATGCAGTTCTTTAAATCAAGTCAGTGATTTTATTACAAAAACTTGTCAAAATCTAACCTCAAATGAGGTTAAGAATATATGCAGTTTTGACTATGTTTTTCAATATTTTGATTGGACTATTTAG
- a CDS encoding hexameric tyrosine-coordinated heme protein translates to MKEIWLETLLTKTPQEGRELAIKMARKSIAAIQTDSELRNDYANDTAQLIASANVIAIEFQTIAQANNFWKNEK, encoded by the coding sequence GTGAAAGAAATTTGGCTTGAAACACTCCTCACAAAAACACCACAAGAAGGTAGAGAATTGGCTATTAAAATGGCAAGAAAAAGTATTGCCGCTATTCAAACGGATAGTGAATTAAGAAATGATTATGCCAATGACACAGCCCAACTCATTGCATCTGCAAATGTGATTGCTATTGAATTTCAAACTATTGCTCAGGCAAACAATTTTTGGAAAAATGAAAAATAA
- a CDS encoding VOC family protein, with translation MDKKQLKGISTINFYASNHNEAIEWYTNFLGIEPYFKVPGYAEFRIGDYQQELGIIDSKFAPQNISDKPAGVTVYWHVDNLQEIFNQLQSLGAKIFQPITDRGNGFVTASVIDPFGNILGIMTNPHYLEILEKRNGA, from the coding sequence ATGGACAAAAAACAATTAAAAGGTATATCGACAATAAATTTTTATGCAAGTAATCATAATGAAGCAATTGAATGGTACACAAATTTTTTAGGAATAGAGCCTTATTTCAAAGTTCCAGGATATGCAGAATTTCGTATAGGAGATTATCAGCAAGAACTTGGAATAATAGACAGTAAATTTGCACCACAAAATATTAGTGACAAACCAGCGGGTGTAACAGTTTATTGGCACGTTGACAATTTACAAGAAATATTTAACCAACTACAATCTTTAGGAGCGAAAATTTTTCAGCCAATTACTGACAGAGGAAACGGTTTTGTTACAGCTTCTGTTATAGACCCTTTTGGAAATATTTTGGGAATTATGACCAATCCACATTATTTAGAAATTTTAGAGAAAAGGAATGGAGCTTAA
- a CDS encoding helix-turn-helix domain-containing protein: MSFPKIIQIKETIKELKSLQRRSIPLIAKRINILIVLKKHEHTGISKREVSDLTGINHNTVLKWRNIYAKEGLDAFLKHGRIGFKPSIIKDNEREQLEKLLTNPSNGIVGYTELLNWVNTELHKDMKYITLVKYVQRNFNTKIKVARKSLCQKEEKAVEAFKKLPSKVYKPFTFSKFPIQNSESIFSR; this comes from the coding sequence ATGTCTTTTCCTAAAATTATTCAAATCAAAGAAACAATCAAAGAACTTAAATCTTTACAAAGGCGTAGTATTCCACTTATTGCAAAAAGAATAAATATTCTTATTGTGTTAAAAAAGCATGAGCATACCGGAATTTCAAAAAGAGAAGTTTCTGATTTAACAGGAATAAATCATAACACCGTATTAAAATGGAGAAATATCTATGCAAAAGAAGGCTTAGATGCGTTTTTAAAGCATGGAAGAATTGGTTTTAAACCTTCCATTATAAAGGACAATGAACGAGAGCAATTAGAAAAATTATTGACCAACCCCAGCAATGGAATTGTAGGTTATACAGAACTACTAAACTGGGTAAATACTGAATTACACAAAGATATGAAGTATATTACTTTGGTGAAATATGTACAACGAAACTTTAATACCAAAATAAAAGTTGCCCGAAAAAGTCTATGTCAAAAAGAAGAAAAGGCAGTGGAGGCTTTTAAAAAACTTCCATCAAAAGTGTATAAACCTTTTACTTTCAGTAAGTTTCCCATACAAAACAGTGAATCTATATTTTCAAGATGA
- a CDS encoding aldo/keto reductase, giving the protein MQNITLNNGIEMPILGFGVFQIPDQKECELAVIEAIETGYRLIDTAASYGNEVAVGNAIKKSGVFREELFITTKLWVEDMGYEKTKLAFQKSLDKLQLDYLDLYLMHQPYGDVFGSWKAMQELYNAGKIKVIGVANFHSDRLIDLIINSGFVPAVNQIETHPFHQQIEAQQFMTENNVQIQSWGPFAEGKNDIFNNKILKTIAEKYNKSVAQVILRWLTQRGVVAIPKSVRKERMAENFNIFDFVLSETEMQTIQTLDNKTSLFFDHRDPNMVKWISERKLNN; this is encoded by the coding sequence ATGCAAAACATAACATTAAACAACGGAATTGAAATGCCAATATTAGGTTTTGGAGTTTTCCAAATTCCTGACCAAAAAGAATGCGAACTAGCGGTTATTGAAGCTATTGAAACAGGTTACCGATTAATTGATACTGCGGCTTCTTATGGAAACGAAGTTGCCGTTGGAAATGCTATTAAAAAAAGTGGAGTTTTTAGAGAAGAACTTTTCATAACAACCAAACTTTGGGTTGAAGATATGGGTTATGAAAAAACAAAACTTGCTTTTCAAAAGTCATTAGATAAACTTCAATTAGATTATTTGGATTTATACCTTATGCACCAACCTTATGGCGATGTTTTTGGATCGTGGAAAGCAATGCAAGAATTGTATAATGCAGGAAAAATTAAAGTTATTGGAGTTGCCAATTTTCATTCAGACAGATTAATAGATTTGATTATTAATAGTGGTTTCGTTCCAGCAGTTAATCAAATTGAAACCCACCCTTTCCATCAACAAATAGAAGCACAACAATTTATGACAGAAAACAATGTGCAAATTCAATCTTGGGGACCTTTTGCAGAAGGGAAGAATGATATTTTCAACAATAAAATTTTAAAAACTATTGCTGAAAAATACAATAAATCTGTTGCACAAGTTATACTTCGTTGGCTAACACAAAGAGGAGTGGTTGCCATTCCAAAATCGGTAAGAAAAGAAAGAATGGCTGAAAATTTTAATATTTTTGATTTTGTACTTTCTGAAACAGAAATGCAAACAATTCAAACTTTGGACAATAAAACCAGTTTGTTTTTTGACCACAGAGACCCAAATATGGTAAAATGGATTAGCGAACGAAAGTTAAACAACTAA
- a CDS encoding DinB family protein, with translation MVELGDFQEIFIKNTKFTIDFFNSIPFEKHNYKYGTDKWTIKAVLMHIIDTERVFAYRALVCLRGDNKTPLHSMDDNLYASNIDVTSRTMKSLLEEFQVVRRNSNLLFQNITEEQSKFLRNGVTHNFSARALGLIMMGHILHHIKIINERYL, from the coding sequence TTGGTTGAATTAGGAGATTTTCAAGAAATCTTTATAAAAAACACAAAGTTTACAATTGATTTTTTCAATAGTATTCCATTTGAAAAGCATAATTATAAATATGGAACTGACAAGTGGACAATAAAAGCAGTTTTAATGCATATTATTGACACAGAAAGAGTATTTGCATATAGAGCTCTCGTTTGTTTGAGAGGAGATAACAAAACGCCTTTACATAGTATGGACGACAATTTATATGCTTCTAATATTGATGTAACTTCAAGAACTATGAAAAGTTTGCTTGAGGAATTTCAAGTAGTCAGAAGAAATTCAAATCTGCTCTTTCAGAATATTACAGAAGAACAAAGTAAATTTCTGAGAAATGGTGTTACTCACAATTTCAGTGCAAGAGCTTTAGGTTTGATAATGATGGGACATATTCTACACCATATTAAAATTATAAATGAAAGATACTTATAA
- a CDS encoding cytochrome C gives MKEEKSKIVVFVDEDSHPIAELMAPVQFDLDTRKLTDGEHTLKLVSKSTTGREGIRKIKFIVRNGPAIAIEGIAENAVVDGTLPLMINAYDKGDSKKFIIEGSETPQSIPNWLWILLIAFLGWAAYYFITNFSL, from the coding sequence ATGAAAGAAGAAAAGAGTAAAATCGTAGTGTTTGTGGATGAGGATTCCCACCCCATTGCCGAACTTATGGCTCCGGTACAGTTTGATTTGGATACAAGAAAACTGACAGATGGAGAGCATACTTTGAAATTAGTTAGCAAATCAACAACTGGAAGAGAAGGTATTCGAAAAATAAAGTTTATTGTACGCAATGGTCCGGCAATCGCCATTGAAGGCATCGCAGAAAATGCTGTTGTAGATGGTACTTTACCTTTAATGATAAATGCCTACGATAAAGGAGATTCTAAAAAATTCATCATTGAAGGCAGTGAAACGCCACAGAGTATCCCTAATTGGTTATGGATTTTGTTGATTGCATTTTTAGGTTGGGCAGCTTATTATTTCATTACAAATTTTAGTCTGTAA
- a CDS encoding Rrf2 family transcriptional regulator, with product MFSKACECGIKASIFIAEQSKLGNKVSLKEVAEAIESPIAYTSKILQQLTRNNIINSDKGPRGGFYMNKQELDNVKLSTIVFAIDGDNIYKGCGLGLKQCNEKLPCPVHNQFKVIRDELKKMLETTTVNLLAIDYKNGLTFLKR from the coding sequence ATGTTTTCAAAGGCTTGTGAATGCGGTATTAAGGCTTCCATATTTATTGCTGAACAGTCAAAACTTGGAAATAAGGTAAGCCTAAAAGAAGTAGCTGAAGCCATTGAATCTCCGATTGCTTATACGTCAAAAATTCTCCAGCAACTTACACGAAACAACATTATTAATTCTGACAAAGGACCCAGGGGCGGCTTCTATATGAATAAACAAGAGTTAGATAACGTAAAACTAAGCACAATTGTGTTTGCTATTGATGGAGACAATATCTACAAAGGTTGTGGATTGGGCTTAAAACAATGTAATGAAAAATTACCTTGTCCTGTGCATAACCAATTTAAGGTTATTCGTGATGAACTCAAGAAAATGCTTGAAACAACTACAGTAAATTTATTAGCGATTGATTATAAAAATGGATTGACATTTTTGAAAAGGTAA
- a CDS encoding ribosomal protein L7/L12: MMANSQTFQIGALIKPIWAGFSVPIFNAHPSEQALGGVSDLSNKGDFNKLLVSEFANDDLLFMSRLANNEALYLHREMPPITDKLQRIILIDISLKTWGIPKILSYACSLAISKHPKSKSESKLFLVGDTFLPLKYEKASNVIDGLQQVAIGLNAYKGIATFLESNKQNKQLEIFYITTPEGLKYPEIAKLLAENNSLFKYIITTNIEGDICFYKNKNNAFKHLQNIKLHLGKLWKKSPKPSEPKHIPYEPELNEVYPLLLPLPNKRGRSIPIGNEVYFVSNRCLFRIVNFGNNSNKKGCQLVLKNVPTNSKYELGKTDKGIILFLSFNPQNREVIITDLETLQYAKVYFSEWKSTQFNEFIFLKEQFTFLVRNQYIYTFSPNFMTNIIEIESQEFISTDFYPSYNERQKQRINLNAVSQGLVLNVLKKLTEVYITEENRLVFNAHQLQLKYEIQNLQFFHYNRRSIKPKVQAQFDSTKKAFVFNEGSKISFNENGFFTLISSNAAIPAIYISSTIDIALGVATEKYFAGNDYFYSIPYFTFRFQSSGLEKTTAIKILKNYSGIGSKDAKEIIDTAPIQFALYMKNDDAEKMIKELRDIGCKIDFLWK; this comes from the coding sequence TTGATGGCCAATTCGCAAACATTTCAAATAGGCGCATTAATAAAACCTATTTGGGCAGGATTTAGTGTTCCTATTTTTAATGCCCATCCTAGCGAACAAGCTTTGGGCGGAGTGTCAGATTTATCCAACAAAGGTGATTTCAATAAACTTTTAGTATCTGAATTTGCAAATGATGACTTGCTTTTTATGTCACGATTGGCCAATAATGAAGCCTTGTATTTACATAGAGAAATGCCACCGATTACCGATAAATTGCAAAGAATTATTCTGATAGATATTTCATTGAAAACTTGGGGCATTCCAAAAATATTAAGCTACGCCTGTAGTTTGGCTATTTCCAAACATCCAAAATCAAAGAGCGAAAGCAAGTTGTTTTTGGTTGGAGATACTTTTCTACCACTGAAGTACGAAAAAGCCAGCAATGTTATAGACGGGTTACAACAGGTTGCTATTGGCTTGAATGCCTATAAAGGGATTGCCACTTTTTTGGAATCTAATAAACAAAACAAGCAATTAGAAATATTTTATATTACTACTCCCGAGGGTCTTAAATATCCTGAAATAGCTAAACTATTAGCAGAAAATAACTCCCTTTTCAAATATATCATTACAACTAATATAGAAGGAGACATTTGCTTTTATAAAAACAAAAACAATGCCTTCAAACATTTGCAAAACATTAAATTGCATTTAGGAAAACTTTGGAAAAAATCACCAAAACCTTCTGAGCCAAAACATATTCCCTATGAACCAGAATTAAATGAAGTTTACCCATTGTTGCTCCCTTTACCTAATAAAAGAGGCAGATCGATTCCTATTGGAAACGAAGTGTACTTTGTTTCTAATAGATGCCTCTTTAGGATTGTAAATTTTGGAAATAACTCGAACAAAAAGGGTTGCCAATTGGTTTTGAAAAATGTACCCACAAATAGCAAATACGAACTTGGGAAAACAGATAAAGGAATAATACTTTTTCTTTCATTCAATCCGCAAAATAGAGAGGTTATTATTACAGATTTAGAAACATTGCAATATGCCAAAGTCTATTTTAGTGAATGGAAATCTACACAGTTCAATGAGTTTATATTCTTAAAAGAACAGTTTACTTTCCTAGTTAGAAATCAGTATATATATACCTTTAGCCCAAATTTTATGACTAATATTATTGAAATTGAAAGCCAAGAATTTATTAGTACTGATTTCTATCCTTCTTATAATGAAAGGCAAAAACAACGTATCAATTTGAATGCTGTTTCTCAAGGGTTAGTATTGAATGTACTAAAAAAACTTACCGAGGTATATATAACTGAAGAGAATAGGCTGGTATTCAACGCTCATCAATTACAATTAAAGTATGAAATACAAAACCTGCAATTTTTCCATTACAATAGAAGAAGTATAAAGCCTAAAGTGCAGGCTCAATTCGATTCTACAAAAAAAGCCTTTGTATTTAACGAAGGTTCCAAAATATCTTTTAATGAAAACGGCTTTTTTACGCTAATAAGTAGCAATGCGGCTATTCCTGCAATATATATATCTTCGACAATAGATATTGCTTTAGGGGTAGCTACAGAAAAATATTTTGCAGGAAATGATTATTTTTATAGTATCCCATATTTCACATTTCGTTTCCAGTCTAGCGGTCTCGAAAAAACAACTGCGATTAAAATTCTAAAAAATTATAGTGGCATAGGCTCAAAGGATGCAAAAGAAATTATAGATACCGCACCGATTCAATTTGCATTGTATATGAAAAATGACGATGCCGAAAAAATGATAAAAGAACTACGAGATATTGGTTGTAAGATAGATTTTTTATGGAAATAA
- a CDS encoding DUF4145 domain-containing protein, with protein sequence MKITFTSTKNDSTTNIATQCPHCGHFGTFIPIAGHDVHTYHSEYEQHLGKNIDIIENFLGIRKCPNEKCQGHLFFISDNNKNVLITSPTKTIPFDKENIPKKVLNAFEEAIKCHSNSCFIASAIMIRKTLEEICIDRGATGKNLFKKLEELGSKILIPQELLSGMNELRLLGNDAAHIEAQTFSEIGKDEIEVSLEFTKEILKAVYQYENLLQKLKKLKDKSNNAT encoded by the coding sequence CAATGTCCACACTGCGGACACTTTGGAACTTTTATCCCTATCGCAGGTCACGATGTCCATACTTATCATAGTGAATACGAACAACACCTAGGTAAAAATATTGATATAATTGAAAATTTTTTGGGTATAAGAAAATGTCCTAATGAAAAATGTCAAGGGCATTTATTCTTCATATCTGACAATAACAAAAACGTACTAATTACTTCTCCAACTAAAACAATTCCATTTGACAAAGAAAATATACCTAAAAAAGTATTGAACGCATTTGAAGAAGCAATTAAATGTCACTCAAACTCTTGCTTTATTGCCTCTGCTATAATGATTAGAAAAACTCTTGAAGAAATTTGTATTGACAGAGGTGCAACAGGTAAAAACTTATTTAAAAAATTAGAAGAACTAGGTAGCAAGATTCTGATTCCTCAAGAATTATTAAGTGGAATGAATGAGTTGCGACTTTTAGGTAATGATGCGGCTCATATTGAAGCACAGACATTTTCAGAAATAGGTAAAGATGAAATTGAAGTTTCTTTAGAATTTACAAAAGAAATTCTAAAAGCAGTATATCAATACGAAAATCTATTACAGAAACTTAAGAAATTGAAAGATAAATCAAATAACGCCACATAA
- a CDS encoding amidohydrolase → MKHLNLKQLLFSFLLLFSIKSFSQQKATIYYNGDIVTMEGKMPEYAEAVVAKNGKIVYVGKKAEALKLAGANHSMVDLKGKTLLPAFIDGHGHFVNVGFTASIANLLPPPDGLSADFNSIINALNQYKVTPDGKMIIKKFGWIMGNGYDDSQLKEGDHPKATDLDKVSTTEPIIIIHQSGHLAVINSFAMKMLGINKDTKDPSGGKYRRNTDGTPNGVLEEAAAFEILFPILGKGDAEVNNLFLEKALIEYAQNGYLTVQDGRTTLQQMEQLEVAANNHKFYLDIVSYPDIALGVEKAMKSQYYSATHQYKNKYRIGGVKLTLDGSPQGKTAWLSHPYHIPPQGENAEYKGQGVMTDQQANDYVAMAFKNKWQLLCHTNGDAAIDQYIKAIDLAEKNFDYPNHRTVVIHGQTLRKDQIPDLVRQKMIASLFPMHTFYWGDWHKNSVLGEPRADYISPCRDVIDAGINLTSHHDAPVTFPNSMRVLDATVNRITRSGAILGPDQRITPYEGLKTLTDWAAFQYFEENTKGTLTKGKFADFVILDQNPLKVNPLNINKIKIVESIKEGKTVFKK, encoded by the coding sequence ATGAAGCATCTAAATTTAAAACAATTATTATTTAGTTTTTTACTGCTTTTTTCAATAAAAAGTTTTAGTCAACAAAAGGCTACCATATATTACAATGGTGATATTGTAACTATGGAAGGCAAAATGCCAGAGTATGCAGAAGCAGTAGTTGCCAAAAACGGAAAAATTGTTTATGTAGGCAAAAAAGCCGAAGCCTTAAAATTAGCAGGTGCTAATCACAGTATGGTCGATTTAAAAGGAAAAACATTATTACCAGCTTTTATAGATGGGCATGGTCATTTTGTAAATGTTGGGTTTACAGCATCAATTGCAAATTTACTGCCGCCGCCTGATGGTCTATCTGCAGATTTTAATTCCATTATCAATGCTTTGAATCAATATAAAGTAACACCTGATGGCAAAATGATAATTAAAAAATTCGGTTGGATTATGGGCAACGGTTATGATGATTCGCAACTAAAAGAAGGAGACCATCCCAAAGCAACTGATTTGGATAAAGTAAGCACAACCGAACCCATTATCATCATACATCAATCTGGTCATCTTGCAGTTATTAATTCCTTTGCTATGAAAATGTTGGGAATCAATAAAGACACCAAAGACCCTTCTGGTGGAAAATACCGTAGAAATACCGATGGCACACCAAATGGCGTATTAGAAGAAGCCGCTGCTTTTGAAATACTATTTCCAATACTTGGCAAAGGTGATGCAGAAGTAAATAACCTATTTCTCGAAAAAGCTTTGATTGAATATGCTCAAAATGGATATTTAACTGTGCAAGATGGTAGAACAACACTTCAACAAATGGAGCAATTGGAAGTTGCTGCCAACAATCATAAATTTTATTTAGACATAGTTTCTTATCCTGATATTGCATTGGGAGTAGAAAAAGCAATGAAAAGCCAATATTATAGTGCAACCCATCAATATAAGAATAAATACAGAATTGGCGGAGTAAAATTAACATTAGATGGTTCGCCACAAGGCAAAACAGCTTGGTTGTCGCACCCATATCACATACCACCACAAGGCGAAAATGCAGAGTATAAAGGACAAGGCGTAATGACCGACCAACAAGCAAATGATTATGTAGCAATGGCTTTTAAAAACAAATGGCAATTATTATGTCATACTAATGGTGATGCGGCCATTGATCAATATATTAAGGCGATTGATTTGGCTGAAAAAAATTTTGATTACCCAAACCATAGAACTGTAGTAATACACGGTCAAACTTTAAGAAAAGATCAAATTCCTGATTTGGTACGCCAAAAAATGATTGCATCACTATTTCCAATGCACACATTTTATTGGGGCGATTGGCACAAAAATTCTGTATTGGGAGAGCCGAGAGCCGATTATATTTCACCTTGTAGAGATGTCATAGATGCAGGGATTAACTTAACTTCACATCACGATGCACCTGTTACTTTTCCAAATTCTATGCGGGTATTAGATGCTACTGTAAACAGAATAACAAGGTCTGGAGCAATATTGGGACCAGATCAAAGGATTACACCCTATGAAGGTTTAAAAACATTGACAGATTGGGCTGCTTTCCAATACTTTGAAGAAAATACAAAAGGAACACTAACAAAAGGTAAATTCGCTGACTTTGTGATATTGGATCAAAATCCTCTAAAAGTAAATCCTTTGAATATTAATAAAATAAAAATTGTAGAATCGATCAAAGAAGGTAAAACAGTTTTTAAAAAATAA
- a CDS encoding helix-turn-helix transcriptional regulator: protein MNQENNIAKIKSVAHFHQLCGLPAPLHPLISIINLEEIKLVEAYAPFWKHYIDNLYTVSIKRSMNCRFKYGQTDFDYDGGALVATAPNQVFSSDNVEYIKTTGYKFVFHPDFIRGYPLAKNIHNYGFFSYSNNKGLFLSEKEEQIILNIFKSIEQECQNNLDKFSQDVLIANIELLLVHIDRYYNRQFLTRKNIGNDTLLKMEEILNNYFDANTTKLPTVQNIADQLNLSPTYLSDLLKNLTGLTVQQHIHEKLIEKAKELLSTTNLSVSEIAYQLGFEFPQSFNKLFKKKTDLTPLEFKQSFN, encoded by the coding sequence ATGAATCAAGAAAACAATATCGCTAAAATTAAATCTGTTGCACACTTTCATCAATTGTGTGGTTTACCTGCACCATTACATCCTTTAATCAGCATCATTAATTTAGAAGAAATTAAATTGGTAGAAGCGTATGCGCCTTTTTGGAAACACTATATTGATAATCTTTATACCGTTTCCATTAAAAGAAGTATGAATTGCAGGTTTAAATATGGACAAACAGATTTTGACTATGACGGTGGAGCTTTAGTAGCTACGGCACCAAACCAAGTTTTCAGTTCGGATAATGTTGAATATATAAAGACAACAGGATATAAATTTGTTTTTCATCCCGATTTTATTCGAGGTTATCCGCTTGCGAAAAATATTCACAATTACGGATTTTTCTCTTATTCAAACAATAAAGGCTTATTTCTGTCGGAAAAAGAAGAGCAAATCATTTTAAATATTTTCAAATCCATAGAGCAAGAATGTCAAAACAATTTGGACAAATTTAGCCAAGATGTTTTGATAGCAAATATTGAATTGTTATTGGTGCATATTGACAGGTACTATAACCGACAATTTCTAACACGAAAAAACATAGGCAATGATACCTTGTTAAAAATGGAGGAAATTCTGAACAACTATTTTGATGCAAATACTACCAAATTACCAACTGTACAAAATATTGCTGACCAGCTTAATTTGTCACCTACCTATTTAAGTGATTTGCTGAAAAATCTAACAGGACTTACCGTACAACAACACATACACGAGAAACTAATTGAAAAAGCAAAGGAATTATTGTCAACAACCAACTTGTCTGTAAGCGAAATAGCGTATCAATTAGGCTTTGAATTTCCGCAATCATTCAATAAACTTTTCAAAAAGAAAACAGACTTGACACCATTAGAATTTAAGCAATCATTTAATTGA